One window of the Trypanosoma brucei gambiense DAL972 chromosome 3, complete sequence genome contains the following:
- a CDS encoding thioredoxin, putative — MSATVGLRRYATSILNVSRLRQEAIRGYALRRSGACLSGQLRIFTDHVNADAAVLVYFHTNRCKPCISITRALEEMETEKEQGVVSSSIPQCSSSHAYSQEDTLGLTQRLLRLLGITFADVAVSPEALGVLREGVTRGVRIISVDTDENPVISALHDIRSVPTFVAYRCGRIIGHLEGASEQKLQELVSKLLVEEGGATN, encoded by the coding sequence ATGTCTGCTACCGTGGGCCTCCGCCGTTACGCCACGTCTATTTTAAATGTTAGTCGGTTACGGCAAGAAGCTATACGAGGTTATGCGCTACGGCGGAGCGGTGCCTGCTTGAGCGGGCAGCTGAGGATATTCACCGATCATGTAAACGCTGATGCAGCTGTTTTAGTGTACTTCCACACTAATCGGTGTAAGCCGTGCATATCCATCACGCGGGCGTtagaagaaatggaaacgGAGAAGGAACAGGGCGtcgtttcctcttccatTCCCCAATGTAGCTCATCACACGCTTATTCACAAGAGGATACGTTAGGACTAACGCAAAGGTTGCTGAGATTGTTGGGGATTACATTCGCGGATGTCGCGGTTTCTCCTGAGGCACTCGGTGTGCTGCGGGAGGGCGTCACTCGTGGCGTACGCATTATTTCAGTAGACACGGATGAGAATCCGGTAATTAGTGCGTTACACGATATACGCAGCGTTCCCACATTTGTGGCATATCGCTGTGGTCGCATTATTGGTCACTTGGAAGGGGCGAGCGAGCAGAAGCTGCAGGAACTCGTAAGTAAGTTGTTAGTAGAAGAGGGTGGGGCGACAAATTGA